A region from the Geotrypetes seraphini chromosome 10, aGeoSer1.1, whole genome shotgun sequence genome encodes:
- the SSTR2 gene encoding somatostatin receptor type 2 yields MELDYTELANSTEFWFASVPQFDHFPTEVPINASQNATGIHFDMTSNAILTFIYFVVCIVGLGGNTLVIYVILRYAKMKTITNIYILNLAIADELFMLGLPFLAMQVALVHWPFGKAICRVVMTVDGINQFTSIFCLTVMSMDRYLAVVHPIKSAKWRRPRTAKLVNAAVWIISLLVIMPIMIYADIQNRNGRDSCTITWPGESWYTGFIIYAFIMGFLVPLSIICLCYLFIIVKVKSSGIRVGSSKRKRSEKKVTRMVSIVVAVFIFCWLPFYIFNVASVSISIIVTPFLKGMWDFVVVLSYANSCANPILYAFLSDNFKKSFQNVLCLVRVSGMDDGDRSDSKQDKSRLNETTETQRTLLNGDLQTSM; encoded by the coding sequence atGGAGCTGGACTACACAGAACTGGCAAACAGCACGGAATTCTGGTTTGCCTCAGTCCCTCAGTTTGATCATTTTCCCACCGAGGTGCCCATCAATGCTTCCCAGAATGCCACAGGCATCCACTTTGACATGACCAGTAACGCCATCCTCACCTTCATCTACTTTGTGGTATGTATCGTAGGGCTGGGCGGAAACACCCTGGTAATCTATGTCATTCTGCGCTATGCCAAGATGAAGACCATTACCAATATCTACATCCTGAACCTGGCCATAGCAGACGAGCTTTTTATGCTTGGACTGCCCTTTCTTGCCATGCAGGTGGCTCTGGTCCATTGGCCCTTTGGCAAAGCCATCTGTAGGGTTGTTATGACAGTGGATGGGATTAACCAGTTCACCAGTATCTTCTGCTTGACTGTTATGAGTATGGACAGGTACCTGGCTGTGGTCCATCCCATCAAGTCCGCCAAGTGGAGAAGACCACGAACAGCCAAGCTGGTCAACGCGGCTGTTTGGATCATTTCCCTGTTGGTTATCATGCCCATTATGATTTATGCTGACATCCAAAATCGGAACGGACGAGACAGTTGTACAATCACTTGGCCAGGCGAATCCTGGTACACAGGATTCATTATCTATGCTTTCATCATGGGCTTTCTGGTGCCTCTCAGTATTATTTgtctttgttatttatttatcatcGTTAAGGTGAAATCCTCTGGGATCAGAGTGGGCTCTTCAAAGAGGAAACGGTCTGAAAAGAAGGTCACTCGGATGGTGTCCATAGTTGTCGCTGTCTTCATCTTCTGCTGGCTCCCTTTCTACATTTTTAACGTCGCCTCTGTCTCCATCTCCATTATAGTCACCCCGTTCCTGAAAGGCATGTGGGACTTTGTGGTGGTGCTGAGCTATGCCAACAGTTGCGCCAACCCCATCCTCTATGCCTTCCTGTCCGACAACTTCAAGAAGAGCTTTCAGAATGTCCTCTGCCTTGTCAGGGTGAGCGGGATGGACGACGGAGATCGGAGCGACAGCAAGCAGGACAAGTCGAGACTCAACGAAACCACGGAAACGCAGCGGACTCTGCTCAATGGGGATCTTCAGACAAGCATGTGA